A portion of the Corynebacterium ammoniagenes DSM 20306 genome contains these proteins:
- a CDS encoding Lhr family helicase, protein MANNILSRFKPAVAGWFEDVFAEPTDVQTQAWDAISQANHALLVAPTGSGKTLAAFLWSLNNLMEREGQIALPLRDGDNAAGSTGRVSDSRGSERRVSEGGVKVLYISPLKALGVDIERNLRVPLAGIARVAQRLGVDEPDISIGIRSGDTPQSERNRQLRKPPDVLITTPESAYLMLTSKAAGILASVDTVIIDEIHAIAGSKRGVHMALTMERLAQVAGEFQRIGLSATVRPLDTVANFLGGGRPVEIIAPPAEKKWQLDIHVPVEDMSDLPTPEAGSTIGELTVDDPLGIITNEPLTEQLLDDASVSADSALPVAKSIWPFIEQAVYDEVMQHRSTLIFVNSRRTAERLTSRLNEIWASIHDPESLSPEKRRDPSQLMKQTDVAGKAPAVIARAHHGSVSKDERAMTETMLKEGALRAVVSTSSLELGIDMGAVELVIQVEAPPAVASGLQRIGRAGHVVGATSHGSFYPKHRSDLLQTTVVVQKMVEGGIEKLHIPTNPLDVLAQHTVAAVAAAPEGLTADDWYDTVVRAWPYRDLAREVFDSVIDLVSGVYPSTDFAELRPRVVYDRVTGVMTPRPGAQRVAVTNAGTIPDRGMFGVFIAGGEGAPRRVGELDEEMVYESRVGDVFTLGASSWRIEDITRDQVIVTPAPGHTGRLPFWSGDAAGRPYELGQAIGAFRREAHSNPDLITHTDEWAKDNLRAFLHEQWEATGSIPDDSTLVMERFKDELGDWRIVLHSPFGRGVNAPWALAVGARVAERTGMDAQAVAGDDGIVLRLPEGEAEPDASLFAFDPDEIEDIVTEQVGGSALFASRFRECAARALLLPRRNPGARSPLWQQRQRAEQLLDVARKYPSFPIILETVRECLQDVYDVPSLVDVTRDLAHRKVRIAEVTTEQPSPFASSLLFNYTGAFMYEGDSPLAEKRAAALALDPALLAKLLGTVELRELLEPEIIAEVHAQLQRTDPSRRPRTSEQVADMLRMIGPVPVDELAEHTDVPLQTLHQQLSHRIMEVRIGGRVHLAQSQDAALLRDGLGIPVPPGIPAQVEPITDALEQLVSRWARSRGPFVLRELADAFSLSISIAHSTIAGMDSVIEGHYRQGVDDVEYCANEVLRVIRSRSLARARAQTEPVSPATFGRFLPEWNSVAPVIEGATGALRRPTLRGADGVYAVLEQLAGVRLPASAWESMVLPSRVGDYSPVMLDELTSNGEVLIVGAGKAGSSDPWVMLLPADYAAGLVPVRDEEISGLTGLQESIVALLSRGGGFLFADIYRDISREATGGTSDISTSDQRGLDVGVGAGTDAPSTEQVREALWGLVEMGLVSPDSFAPIRTRLSAHGSGRTAHRQKRRPQRSRLRMGRTSFAQTQRANPTPPDMTGRWALTIAASPDATARSAAQGEAWLDRYGVVTRGSVVSEDVLGGFALAYKVLSGFEESGKALRGYVIEGLGAAQFSTPAVIDRLRGMSDAPDVTGWPSGTTTPDTVVLAACDPANPYGAALPWPAQGPSRAAGALVVLIDGLCVAHLTRGGKTLTTFFEYLPEGIDHEQTLASIYRALLALISAGRLSPLVIEKANGASIFDSDVAKQLRSFGAGINPRGIRIATTAAAPRTPTQTRNEPGSDPGDTAASSPVHEERTGSRRGRSIHEALEELSFDDPPEGETNRSGPMRPRRGPLPPRGRNRR, encoded by the coding sequence ATGGCCAATAACATCTTGTCTCGATTCAAACCAGCCGTTGCTGGGTGGTTCGAGGATGTATTCGCCGAACCAACGGATGTGCAAACCCAAGCCTGGGATGCTATTTCCCAGGCCAATCATGCCTTGCTTGTTGCCCCGACTGGTTCAGGTAAGACCCTCGCTGCCTTTTTATGGTCCTTGAATAATCTCATGGAACGCGAAGGCCAAATCGCTCTACCGCTTCGCGATGGCGATAACGCGGCAGGGTCGACAGGCCGCGTAAGCGACTCGCGCGGAAGTGAACGCCGCGTAAGCGAGGGCGGGGTCAAGGTGTTGTATATCTCCCCGCTGAAAGCACTAGGCGTCGATATCGAGCGCAACCTACGCGTCCCACTGGCAGGCATCGCGCGGGTAGCGCAGCGTTTAGGGGTGGATGAACCAGACATTTCCATCGGTATCCGGTCTGGGGATACCCCACAATCAGAGCGCAACCGGCAGCTGCGCAAGCCACCAGATGTGTTAATTACCACCCCGGAGTCGGCATATTTGATGCTGACGTCGAAGGCCGCGGGCATTTTAGCCTCGGTCGATACCGTGATCATCGATGAAATCCACGCCATCGCCGGTTCCAAACGCGGGGTGCACATGGCCTTGACCATGGAACGTTTGGCACAGGTGGCAGGGGAGTTTCAACGCATTGGGCTCTCGGCCACGGTGCGGCCTTTGGATACCGTTGCTAACTTTCTTGGCGGAGGTCGCCCAGTAGAGATTATTGCGCCGCCAGCAGAGAAAAAGTGGCAACTTGATATCCACGTGCCGGTCGAAGACATGTCAGATCTTCCCACCCCGGAAGCAGGGTCGACCATTGGCGAATTAACAGTCGATGACCCATTGGGAATTATCACCAATGAACCACTGACGGAGCAGTTGCTTGACGATGCTTCGGTGTCCGCCGATTCCGCTCTGCCCGTGGCAAAGTCGATTTGGCCGTTTATTGAACAAGCCGTCTATGACGAGGTCATGCAACACCGCTCCACGTTGATCTTCGTCAACTCTCGGCGCACCGCCGAGCGGCTGACCTCCCGGCTCAATGAGATCTGGGCAAGTATTCATGACCCCGAATCACTATCGCCAGAAAAACGACGCGACCCCTCGCAATTGATGAAACAAACCGATGTGGCCGGCAAAGCCCCAGCGGTTATTGCCAGGGCGCACCACGGGTCGGTGTCGAAAGACGAGCGCGCGATGACCGAAACGATGCTCAAAGAAGGCGCGCTGCGCGCAGTGGTGTCCACCAGCTCTTTGGAATTGGGCATTGATATGGGCGCGGTGGAGCTCGTGATCCAAGTAGAAGCCCCACCGGCTGTGGCCTCGGGCCTGCAGCGCATCGGGCGCGCCGGGCACGTCGTCGGTGCAACGAGTCATGGCTCGTTTTATCCCAAGCACCGCTCTGATTTATTGCAGACCACCGTGGTGGTGCAGAAGATGGTGGAAGGGGGCATCGAAAAGCTGCATATTCCCACCAACCCCCTGGATGTCCTAGCGCAGCATACGGTGGCTGCCGTGGCTGCTGCCCCGGAAGGCTTAACGGCTGATGATTGGTATGACACCGTGGTGCGTGCCTGGCCGTATCGCGACCTGGCGCGTGAGGTTTTTGATTCCGTGATCGACCTGGTCTCCGGCGTTTATCCCTCCACTGATTTTGCGGAACTGCGCCCGCGGGTGGTCTATGACCGCGTCACGGGGGTGATGACACCTCGGCCCGGCGCGCAACGCGTGGCGGTGACCAATGCGGGCACGATTCCGGACCGTGGCATGTTTGGTGTGTTCATCGCCGGTGGGGAAGGTGCCCCGCGGCGCGTGGGTGAGCTCGATGAGGAGATGGTGTACGAATCCCGCGTGGGTGATGTGTTTACCCTCGGGGCGTCGTCCTGGCGGATTGAAGATATTACCCGTGACCAGGTGATTGTGACCCCGGCGCCCGGGCACACCGGCCGTTTGCCGTTTTGGTCGGGTGATGCGGCGGGACGGCCTTATGAATTAGGCCAGGCGATTGGCGCATTTCGCCGGGAAGCGCATTCCAATCCAGATTTAATTACTCACACGGACGAGTGGGCCAAAGACAACCTGCGTGCTTTCTTGCATGAGCAGTGGGAGGCAACTGGGTCGATTCCTGATGATTCCACGTTGGTGATGGAACGATTTAAAGATGAACTCGGCGACTGGCGTATTGTGCTGCACTCACCGTTTGGCCGCGGGGTCAATGCCCCGTGGGCGCTGGCGGTAGGGGCACGCGTTGCTGAGCGTACCGGCATGGATGCCCAGGCCGTGGCTGGCGATGATGGCATCGTGCTGCGCTTGCCTGAAGGCGAAGCGGAGCCAGATGCCTCGCTGTTTGCCTTCGACCCGGACGAGATCGAAGACATTGTGACAGAACAAGTCGGCGGCTCCGCACTTTTTGCCTCGCGCTTTCGCGAGTGCGCGGCGCGCGCCTTGCTTTTGCCGCGGCGTAACCCGGGCGCTCGTTCACCGCTGTGGCAGCAGCGTCAACGTGCCGAACAGCTCTTAGATGTCGCGCGCAAATATCCGTCCTTTCCCATCATCTTGGAAACCGTGCGTGAGTGTTTGCAAGACGTCTACGACGTGCCGAGCTTGGTGGACGTCACACGCGATCTTGCGCACCGCAAGGTACGGATCGCCGAGGTTACTACCGAGCAGCCTTCACCTTTTGCCTCCTCGCTGCTGTTTAACTACACCGGTGCTTTCATGTATGAAGGCGATAGCCCGCTAGCAGAAAAGCGTGCGGCAGCCCTCGCGTTGGATCCGGCGCTGTTGGCGAAACTATTGGGCACGGTCGAACTGCGTGAGCTGCTAGAACCAGAGATTATCGCCGAGGTACACGCGCAGCTACAGCGCACCGATCCGTCCCGCCGGCCGCGCACGAGCGAGCAGGTCGCGGACATGTTGCGCATGATTGGTCCGGTGCCCGTGGACGAGTTGGCGGAGCACACCGATGTTCCACTGCAAACCCTTCACCAGCAACTATCCCACCGGATTATGGAAGTGCGCATCGGCGGGCGCGTTCACCTGGCGCAGTCACAAGATGCAGCGTTGCTGCGCGATGGGCTCGGCATTCCGGTGCCACCTGGTATTCCCGCGCAGGTGGAGCCGATAACTGATGCTTTAGAGCAGTTAGTATCACGCTGGGCACGCAGTCGCGGCCCGTTTGTACTGCGTGAGCTAGCTGATGCTTTTTCGCTGTCCATCTCCATCGCGCATTCCACCATCGCGGGGATGGATTCGGTCATCGAAGGCCACTATCGCCAAGGCGTTGATGACGTGGAGTACTGCGCGAATGAAGTCTTGCGAGTTATTCGTTCGCGGTCGTTGGCACGCGCACGCGCACAGACCGAACCAGTATCACCCGCCACATTTGGCCGCTTCCTACCAGAGTGGAATAGCGTCGCTCCCGTCATCGAAGGCGCCACGGGCGCACTGCGTCGTCCTACGTTGCGTGGCGCGGATGGGGTTTATGCCGTCTTAGAACAACTCGCCGGGGTGCGCCTGCCGGCCTCCGCGTGGGAGTCAATGGTGCTGCCCTCGCGTGTCGGGGATTATTCGCCCGTCATGCTCGATGAGCTGACCTCGAACGGCGAAGTCCTCATCGTGGGCGCGGGCAAAGCCGGCTCCTCCGATCCCTGGGTGATGCTGCTGCCCGCGGATTATGCCGCCGGGCTCGTACCGGTCAGAGATGAGGAAATCTCCGGGTTGACAGGGCTGCAAGAATCCATCGTGGCGCTGTTATCGCGCGGCGGCGGATTCCTCTTTGCCGATATCTACCGTGATATCAGCAGGGAAGCCACTGGCGGCACCAGCGATATATCCACCTCGGACCAACGTGGCCTCGACGTTGGTGTGGGCGCTGGCACCGACGCACCGTCGACCGAACAGGTGCGTGAAGCACTGTGGGGCCTAGTTGAGATGGGCTTAGTCAGCCCGGATTCCTTTGCCCCAATTCGCACGCGCTTATCTGCGCACGGCTCAGGCCGCACCGCACACCGGCAAAAGCGTCGCCCGCAACGCTCACGCCTGCGCATGGGACGTACCTCCTTTGCCCAAACCCAACGCGCTAACCCCACGCCACCTGATATGACCGGCCGGTGGGCATTGACTATCGCTGCCTCCCCAGATGCCACCGCGCGTTCTGCGGCACAAGGCGAAGCGTGGCTTGATCGCTACGGCGTGGTCACGCGCGGCTCCGTGGTCTCCGAAGACGTCTTGGGCGGGTTTGCCTTGGCGTATAAGGTGCTGTCTGGCTTTGAAGAATCCGGCAAAGCCCTGCGCGGCTACGTCATTGAAGGACTAGGTGCAGCGCAGTTTTCCACGCCCGCAGTCATCGACCGACTGCGCGGAATGAGCGATGCACCCGATGTCACAGGATGGCCTTCAGGGACCACCACACCCGATACCGTGGTGCTCGCCGCCTGCGATCCCGCCAACCCGTACGGTGCAGCTTTGCCTTGGCCTGCCCAAGGTCCATCGCGCGCGGCCGGTGCACTGGTGGTGCTTATCGATGGCCTTTGCGTCGCGCATCTGACCCGCGGTGGGAAGACACTGACGACATTTTTTGAGTACTTGCCCGAAGGCATTGACCACGAGCAAACATTGGCAAGTATCTACCGCGCACTGCTCGCGCTAATTTCTGCAGGC